One Archangium violaceum genomic window, AAGAACCAGGCCGTCCAGTTCGACTGGAAGGTGGGCGAGGACGCGTGGACGCCGGCCAATGGCACCGGCGACGCACTGCGCTACATGGATGACCCGACGAAGGACGGGTACTCCATCGACAACTACAAGGACTACCCGAAGCAGACGGAGGTGCACGGCTCCAGCGGCATCGCCAACAACGCCTTCTATCTGCTCGCCAACGGTGGCACCAACCGCACCTCGGGCCAGAAGGTGGACGACGGCATCGGCATGGAGAAGGGGCTGAAGGTCTACTACCGCGCCCTCGCCCACTACATGACGCCTACCACCACCTTCGCCCAGGCCCGCCAGGCCACCCTCAACGCCGCCACGGACCTCTACGGCGCCAACTCGGCCGAGGTGAAGAAGGTGAAGGAGAGCTGGAGCGCGGTGGGCGTGAATTGACCCGATCGCGCTCCCGCTTACCTCCTTATTCCGGATTAAGCATGGATGACGTGACCGTCCTGGGTTGAACAAGGTCATCCACGCATTACCCGCAGGAGACAAACATGAACCGACACAATCTCACTTCAGGTCTGCTGGCCGTGTGCGGACTCGCGGCCCTTCACGGATGTGCAATGGATGTCACGGAGCTCGAGGACGCCGCACTCGGGACCCATGAGCAGGCGGAGCTGGCCTACAACCCCGGGTCGGGTTGGAACCTCGTGTGGTCGGACGAGTTCGACGGGACGAGCCTCAATGGCAACAACTGGAACGTCCTGACGAGCAACTGGGACCCGGTCACCAACAACTGCAACTTCGGCACGGGCGAGCTGGAGTATCCCCGGGCCCAGAACGTCACCGTGGGCGGCGGCAAGCTCATCCTCACCGCCGAGCGCACGAGCGACAACCCGATGGATCCACGGTGCACCGGCTACGGCCCGCGCTCGTTCTACTCCGGCCGCATCCATACCAAGGGCAAGGTGGAGAAGAAGTACGGGAAGATCGCCGCCAGCATCAAGGTTCCGTCTGGCTATGGCATGTGGCCGGCGTTCTGGACGCTGGGCGCCAACATCTCCAGCACCCCGTGGCCCGGCTGCGGAGAGATCGACATCCTCGAGTGGCACTCCAATGACCCCACCTGGATGAAGTCCGCCACCCACTGGCACAACGGCGGACAGGCGGACTGGGGCACCGGCGCCAGCGGCGGCTACAACCTCGCCGACTCCTTCCACGTCTACGAGGTCGAGTGGACCGCCACCAGCATGGTGTTCCGGCTGGACGGCAACATCGTCGCCAACAACACGTACTACCACAACGAGACCGAGTTCCAGCAGCCCCACTACATCATCCTGAACCTGGCGCTCGGCGGGAACTGGTACGGCAACCCGAGCCCCGCCAGCATCGCCCTGCCCGCGGGCACGAAGAAGACGATGGAGGTCGAGTGGGTGCGCTGGTACCAGCAGGGAACCACGCCGCCGCCGATCAACTCGCTCACCAACCCGGGCTTCGAGTCGGGGATGACCGGCTGGTCCACCTGGAGCCCCAACGGCACCGACGCCGCGGACTTCTCCGAGACGCACAACGGCGGCCACTCCGGCTCCTACCACCTGACGCACTGGACCAACGGCACGCCGTTCGAGGTGTGGACGTACCAGACGCGCACCGGGCTGGCCACGGGCAACTACAAGGTCCGCGCGTGGGTGCGCAAGGGCGGAGGCTTCGACCTCGCGCGCCTCCAGGCGAAGACGTGCGGCAGCTGCTCGCCCGTCTTCACGGACCTGGGCACGTACGGCAACTGGACCCTGGTGGAGACGCCCGCCATCTACGTCTCCGGGGGTTACCTCGAGCTGGGCTTCCACACCCGCCTCAGCTCGGGCAACCCGGCCAACTACATCCACATGGATGACGTGGAGCTGATCCGGCTGTAACGGGCCTCCACCCTCCCCGGGCCAGACGGCTTCACGGCGAGAAGCGGTAGATCTCGTACGCACCGCGCTCGGCGGGCGGCAGGTGGATCTGCGAGGTGGTGACGTAGATGTCACCTCGCGGCCCCTCCGCGAAGCTGTCCGGCCAGAGGAGGCGGGGATCCTTGATCACCTGCTCGTAGGCACCACCGGGGACGTAGCGGTAGATGGCGCCATCCTCCAGGCCTCCGAGCCAGAGGCGGCCCTTGCCATCGAAGAGGATTCCATCCGTGGCCACGATGGTCGCCACGCGCTCGATCTTCTTGGCGAGGGCCGCGTCATCCTGTTGGGGATCTCGCAGGGCCTCGGTGGGGATACGCCACAGAGAGTGAGCCGAGAGCGCGCTCCAGTAGAGCGTGTCGCGGTCCGGGCTGAGTGCGATGCCATCCGACTGGACCGGCTTCTCCCGGGTCCGGCCCATGACCACCATGCGCTCGAACTCGGCGTGGGTGGAGGGATGATCGCGCAGCACCTTGCGCGAGCTTCCGCTCTTCAGATCGAGCACCACCAGCCCTCCGGCCTGGGAGTCGGTGAGGTAGGCGACCTCGCGCTCCGTGTCGATCCGGACGTCGTTGAGGTAGCTGTTACCGGAGGACACCTCGGGCGGGAAGGTAAAGGCGCGCTCGCGCCGTCCGCTCGCGATGTCGAACTGGTAGAGCGTGGGCTGCGTGATCACCCCCTTGAACCAGGGGTTGCCCGTATCGAGGATCCACAGCCGGTCCTTGTCGTCGATCACCACGCTCTGCACGGCGACGAAGTGGCCCTCTCCGGACATTCCCGGCTTCCACTCGTTCCAGGTGGCATCCGGCCAGGGGATGGTGGCGCCGTCCTTCACCTCGGCCACGGAGACGGGCACGTCCTCGGACCAGCGGGGGAAGTTGACGAAGATCCGCCCCGCCTTCGAGACGGCGATTCCCGTCCACTGCCGCGGCGAGCTGGCCACGAGCTCGAGGGCGGGCGCCTTGGCTCCCGGCGTCGGGGCGGAAGCATCGGGGCGGTTGGATGTCTGGACACAGGCCGCCGTCACCAGCGCGGCGGCAGCCAGGAGGATTCTGCGCATTGAGAGACTCCTTGCTCGAGGTTGCGCCCCTAGATGCGGGAGGAGCATCCGCTTCGCCACCCTTTGTGACCCGCGCCACCGTCGCGCCACTTTCTCACAGGCCGATAGCGCATCCCTTCTATGCTCCCCGTCCTCATCTCGATTCGTCAGGAGGTACGGAAAGTGAAAACGATAACGACCGCCGACATCCACCAGGTGCTGCAGGCGCTCTGCCCGTCCACCGAGGTCCTGGCGATCCATCCGGGACCGCGCAGTTACAGCAACCAACTCTGGCGTGCCGAGACCGATGAAGGGGAGCTGCTCGTACGGGTTCCCGGGCGCACGTCGGATCCAGAGGTGCTCAGGGCCACCCTCGTGGCGAGTCGGCTCGCGAACGAGGCCGGAGTGCCTGCGCCGAGGTTCCGCGCGTTCGCCCCCACCACCTCGCTCGGGCGCCCTGTCGTGGTCCAGGAGTACGCACCCGGGACACGGCTAGCGGACGGTCCGCTCGATCCGACAAAACAGGAGACGCTCGGCCGAACCCTCGGCGAGTGGGTCGGGCGGCTGCACACCATTCGCCGGGCGAAGTTCGGCTCCGTGCTGAACCCCTCCGATGACCGTCCCTGGGGCGATGTGGTTCTCAGCCGGGTCGATGCGATGCTCTCCACCCTTCCCAGGGAGTCCCTCCCCTCGGACAGTGACCAGATAAGGTCGGCGTTTGCCCGGCTCGCCGAACTGGCTC contains:
- a CDS encoding glycoside hydrolase family 16 protein translates to MNRHNLTSGLLAVCGLAALHGCAMDVTELEDAALGTHEQAELAYNPGSGWNLVWSDEFDGTSLNGNNWNVLTSNWDPVTNNCNFGTGELEYPRAQNVTVGGGKLILTAERTSDNPMDPRCTGYGPRSFYSGRIHTKGKVEKKYGKIAASIKVPSGYGMWPAFWTLGANISSTPWPGCGEIDILEWHSNDPTWMKSATHWHNGGQADWGTGASGGYNLADSFHVYEVEWTATSMVFRLDGNIVANNTYYHNETEFQQPHYIILNLALGGNWYGNPSPASIALPAGTKKTMEVEWVRWYQQGTTPPPINSLTNPGFESGMTGWSTWSPNGTDAADFSETHNGGHSGSYHLTHWTNGTPFEVWTYQTRTGLATGNYKVRAWVRKGGGFDLARLQAKTCGSCSPVFTDLGTYGNWTLVETPAIYVSGGYLELGFHTRLSSGNPANYIHMDDVELIRL
- a CDS encoding L-dopachrome tautomerase-related protein translates to MRRILLAAAALVTAACVQTSNRPDASAPTPGAKAPALELVASSPRQWTGIAVSKAGRIFVNFPRWSEDVPVSVAEVKDGATIPWPDATWNEWKPGMSGEGHFVAVQSVVIDDKDRLWILDTGNPWFKGVITQPTLYQFDIASGRRERAFTFPPEVSSGNSYLNDVRIDTEREVAYLTDSQAGGLVVLDLKSGSSRKVLRDHPSTHAEFERMVVMGRTREKPVQSDGIALSPDRDTLYWSALSAHSLWRIPTEALRDPQQDDAALAKKIERVATIVATDGILFDGKGRLWLGGLEDGAIYRYVPGGAYEQVIKDPRLLWPDSFAEGPRGDIYVTTSQIHLPPAERGAYEIYRFSP
- a CDS encoding phosphotransferase family protein, with the translated sequence MLPVLISIRQEVRKVKTITTADIHQVLQALCPSTEVLAIHPGPRSYSNQLWRAETDEGELLVRVPGRTSDPEVLRATLVASRLANEAGVPAPRFRAFAPTTSLGRPVVVQEYAPGTRLADGPLDPTKQETLGRTLGEWVGRLHTIRRAKFGSVLNPSDDRPWGDVVLSRVDAMLSTLPRESLPSDSDQIRSAFARLAELAPGDGAALTHGDLYLDNILLRDGRPSCLLDFEHASFTDRFADFGKLRELVFERHPEIERPFFDAYSAIHPKHESDEVRMRLGLGLYALSQLHYFHTWQPDLVGFYNNRLGEWLRLSSNVRNSPA